The following are from one region of the Prevotella sp. HUN102 genome:
- a CDS encoding BACON domain-containing protein translates to MRKTKKRNLWLTALLLPLLLAACAPLDNYGFPRIMKFGKEGGSKVCVGSESFGNISIHDYDGNGPGTITQGEYDTVIVTYDWLTVKYRYPQFTVTHFKMTAQPNTTGRKRTLYVSVAVDDFSADIKVTQR, encoded by the coding sequence ATGAGAAAGACAAAGAAAAGAAATCTGTGGCTCACGGCTCTATTGCTGCCATTACTGCTTGCAGCCTGTGCACCTCTGGACAACTATGGCTTCCCGAGGATTATGAAATTTGGGAAAGAGGGCGGCTCTAAAGTTTGCGTCGGCTCAGAAAGTTTTGGTAACATTTCCATTCACGATTATGATGGAAACGGGCCTGGCACCATCACACAGGGAGAATACGATACGGTAATTGTAACTTACGACTGGCTGACTGTCAAATACAGATATCCGCAATTCACGGTTACACATTTCAAGATGACAGCACAGCCAAACACCACAGGCAGGAAACGCACACTTTATGTAAGCGTTGCGGTCGATGATTTTTCCGCAGACATCAAGGTAACGCAGCGTTGA
- a CDS encoding TetR/AcrR family transcriptional regulator, with product MSISKTRQKLVDVARQLFAKNGIANTTMNDIAKASGKGRRTLYTYFKSKDDVYYAVIETELVRLSDKLDEVASKNIPPHDKIIELIYTHLSMIKETVMRNGNLRAEFFRNIWMVEKVRKNFDEDEIELFRKVYTEAKEAGEIDIDNVELVADITHYCIKGLEVPFIYGRLGHGLTEETSRPLVAKVVYGALGNKINRQPFEPKDDF from the coding sequence ATGTCGATTTCCAAAACCAGACAGAAACTCGTTGATGTAGCCAGGCAGTTGTTTGCCAAGAACGGCATTGCCAACACCACGATGAACGATATAGCGAAGGCTTCGGGCAAGGGTCGCCGCACGCTCTACACCTATTTCAAGAGCAAGGACGACGTGTATTACGCCGTGATAGAAACGGAGCTGGTGCGCTTGTCGGACAAGCTCGACGAGGTGGCATCGAAGAATATTCCGCCACACGACAAGATCATCGAACTCATTTACACGCACCTCAGCATGATCAAGGAAACCGTGATGCGCAACGGCAACCTGCGTGCCGAGTTCTTCCGAAACATCTGGATGGTGGAGAAGGTGAGGAAGAATTTCGACGAGGACGAGATAGAACTCTTCCGCAAGGTCTATACCGAGGCGAAGGAGGCCGGGGAGATCGACATCGACAACGTGGAGCTCGTGGCCGACATCACCCACTACTGCATCAAGGGCTTGGAAGTGCCCTTCATCTACGGACGGCTCGGGCACGGACTCACCGAAGAAACCAGCCGCCCGCTCGTGGCAAAGGTGGTCTACGGTGCGCTCGGAAACAAGATAAACAGGCAGCCCTTCGAGCCGAAGGACGATTTCTAA
- a CDS encoding HU family DNA-binding protein: MAIKYRMYQNKRTLGGKKGFWYARAVVSNRVGIRELSARISDRCTVTESDILAVVSALVKEMEHELKQGSRVTLDGFGSFKVAIHSRGVENLKDFSVAKNIYKPHVIFQPETKVGADRVRQKTFITGLKVEEMPVYEGVESEKKTTEESGEENP; this comes from the coding sequence ATGGCAATTAAGTATCGTATGTATCAGAACAAGCGCACACTCGGCGGTAAGAAGGGGTTTTGGTATGCGCGTGCAGTGGTGAGCAACCGTGTGGGAATCAGAGAGTTGTCGGCTCGAATCAGCGACCGATGCACCGTAACCGAGTCTGACATTCTCGCCGTTGTGAGTGCGCTCGTGAAAGAGATGGAGCACGAGCTGAAGCAGGGCAGCCGTGTAACGCTCGATGGTTTCGGTTCGTTCAAGGTGGCAATCCATTCCCGCGGCGTAGAGAATCTGAAGGACTTCTCGGTGGCAAAGAACATCTATAAGCCTCACGTGATTTTCCAACCGGAAACGAAGGTGGGTGCCGACAGGGTGCGCCAGAAGACTTTCATCACGGGTCTGAAGGTGGAGGAAATGCCTGTTTACGAGGGCGTGGAATCGGAAAAGAAGACCACTGAAGAGAGTGGCGAGGAGAATCCATAA
- a CDS encoding D-Ala-D-Ala carboxypeptidase family metallohydrolase codes for MIDYEEKLSPHFTVGEMLRSGIAIQRNIKNVPSAHPEDGLTDEEMIRNLRALCVNVLEPLRRRVGRVIVTSGYRCKQLNKAVGGVPNSLHIRGMAVDIHVSNMEMCRRYERVLRSLGKCTELVLEPRGMPKKRWIHVGVEMGNGKREM; via the coding sequence ATGATTGATTATGAAGAAAAACTGTCGCCACATTTCACGGTGGGCGAAATGCTGAGGTCGGGAATAGCGATTCAGCGGAATATAAAGAATGTGCCGTCTGCGCATCCTGAAGACGGACTGACGGACGAGGAGATGATTCGGAATCTGAGGGCATTGTGCGTGAATGTGCTCGAGCCTCTGCGCCGAAGGGTCGGGAGGGTAATCGTAACGAGTGGTTACAGATGCAAGCAGTTGAACAAGGCTGTGGGAGGCGTGCCCAATTCGCTGCACATAAGGGGAATGGCGGTGGATATCCACGTGTCGAATATGGAGATGTGCAGACGGTATGAAAGGGTTCTACGCAGTCTCGGGAAATGCACCGAACTGGTGCTCGAACCACGGGGAATGCCAAAGAAAAGATGGATTCACGTGGGGGTTGAAATGGGAAATGGGAAAAGGGAGATGTGA
- the trmB gene encoding tRNA (guanosine(46)-N7)-methyltransferase TrmB — protein sequence MSKGKLKKFAEMETFSNVFQYPYGVISEVPFEMKGHWREQYFHNDNPIILELGCGKGEYAVGLARVFPNINFIGVDIKGARIYTGAKQALEENLENVAFLRTSIEIIDRFFGKDEVQEIWLTFSDPQMKNVHKRLSSTFFMNRYRNFLVDNGIVHLKTDSNFLFTYTTYMVEKNNLPVLFRTEDLYGNETEGVKADDIDEKTREILGIHTYYENQWIERGLNIKYMKFHLPQSGELSEPDVEIELDDYRSFKRTKRSSKDTAK from the coding sequence ATGAGTAAAGGTAAGCTAAAGAAATTTGCAGAGATGGAAACATTCAGCAATGTTTTCCAATATCCCTATGGCGTGATAAGCGAGGTGCCGTTTGAGATGAAGGGGCATTGGCGCGAACAGTATTTCCACAACGACAATCCGATAATACTCGAGCTTGGCTGCGGAAAGGGCGAGTATGCCGTAGGACTGGCAAGGGTGTTCCCGAACATCAACTTCATCGGGGTGGACATAAAAGGTGCGAGAATCTACACCGGGGCGAAACAGGCTCTGGAAGAGAATCTGGAAAACGTGGCCTTCCTGCGCACGAGCATCGAGATCATAGACCGGTTCTTCGGCAAGGACGAGGTGCAGGAGATATGGCTCACCTTCTCCGACCCACAGATGAAAAACGTTCACAAGCGGCTTTCCTCCACCTTCTTTATGAACCGGTACCGGAATTTCCTCGTGGACAACGGCATCGTACACCTCAAGACCGACTCGAATTTCCTCTTTACCTACACCACGTATATGGTGGAGAAAAACAACCTGCCCGTACTTTTCCGAACAGAAGACCTCTACGGAAACGAGACAGAGGGAGTAAAGGCCGACGACATCGACGAGAAGACAAGGGAAATACTCGGCATTCACACCTACTACGAAAACCAATGGATAGAGCGAGGGCTGAACATCAAGTATATGAAGTTCCACCTGCCACAATCGGGCGAACTCTCCGAACCCGACGTTGAGATTGAACTCGACGACTACCGTTCCTTCAAGCGGACAAAACGCAGCAGCAAGGATACGGCAAAGTGA
- a CDS encoding imm68 putative immunity domain-containing protein, with protein sequence MELYIKKWWGNYVGGCDDTFLLLDYFGSQKQDNLELSKILSDIHLNTLLKENSVNEGDAYFTINESYEPHFDMATDVIIDLSAILLESIKNGKVNMKELDPNSEYSNFFSISTSKDDAMLLLNGLNNFINTPQEYELADFMDESELEELVSDCKEISGILTDCISQM encoded by the coding sequence ATGGAACTTTACATAAAAAAATGGTGGGGCAATTATGTCGGTGGATGCGATGACACATTCCTATTGCTCGACTATTTCGGAAGTCAAAAGCAAGACAACTTGGAATTAAGCAAAATATTATCCGATATTCATTTGAACACCTTATTGAAAGAAAACTCGGTAAATGAAGGGGATGCTTATTTTACCATAAATGAATCTTATGAGCCTCACTTTGATATGGCTACTGACGTAATAATAGACCTGTCTGCCATATTACTGGAAAGCATAAAAAACGGAAAGGTCAATATGAAGGAATTAGACCCTAATAGTGAATATTCTAATTTTTTTTCTATCTCTACATCAAAAGATGATGCAATGCTTCTTCTAAATGGTCTGAACAATTTTATAAACACCCCACAAGAATATGAATTGGCAGATTTTATGGATGAAAGCGAATTGGAAGAATTAGTCAGCGACTGCAAGGAGATTAGCGGTATATTAACCGATTGCATCAGCCAAATGTAG
- a CDS encoding BCCT family transporter, whose product MYVFKDIKTTFTRNVTVPGLLVLLVLSLACALFPERMNEALNAVQSVIYTKLSWTYILIVSFFVVFLFTLAFSKIGTIRLGADNSSPQYSFFSWIAMLFAAGMGIGLMYFGVAEPMSHYVNPALPGTLQPAKDAQLATFFHWGLHAWAIFAVAGLILAYFSFRYKLPLAIRSGLYPILKDRINGPIGDVVDIFALVSTFFGIATSLGFGVVQLNAGLVHLGIFSESSYLFQCIIITVVSAVAIFSAVAGVNKGVKKLSEINLGLAVLLMIFVLLLGPTTFLMSAFSEGVGNYIGRLPSLTFNTFAFESDSREWFTSWTVMYWAWWISWAPFVGLFIARISKGRTIREYILAVLFVPSVFIFLWMTVCGNGAIYIDQHTANGALSALAGNPDVLLFTFFEQFPLAKPLCVLAVMMIAVFFVTSADSGILVMNSIASGNRPNAPKWQNAFWGVLLAVIAMALLRTGGLKSLQTMTLISALPFGLIMLLLCFCLLKALRTDRLYHSSRIPYGSRNWDGSHWHERLDQILTFSKRQDVKRFFAEKVRPAFEELRRELSERGIDAQIHQGKRGPLSLELLIPHDQIWNFRYGVAAEVQTISNYLIDDDNTPEIDDKKQYLPVTYFSDGRTGNDIQYLTKQEIIADVLREYERYISLVADENKAIMFVDKGNLN is encoded by the coding sequence ATGTATGTATTTAAAGACATCAAAACAACATTTACACGAAACGTTACAGTGCCGGGGCTGCTCGTACTCCTCGTGCTTTCGCTCGCCTGTGCGCTTTTCCCCGAACGGATGAACGAAGCACTGAATGCAGTCCAATCAGTTATCTACACCAAGCTCAGTTGGACCTATATCCTCATTGTGTCCTTCTTTGTCGTATTCCTCTTTACATTGGCATTCAGCAAGATAGGAACCATCCGACTGGGAGCCGACAACTCGTCGCCACAGTACAGCTTCTTTTCGTGGATAGCAATGCTCTTCGCAGCCGGAATGGGAATCGGACTGATGTATTTCGGCGTGGCAGAGCCAATGTCTCACTATGTGAACCCGGCTCTTCCCGGCACATTGCAGCCTGCAAAGGACGCTCAGCTTGCCACCTTCTTCCACTGGGGACTGCACGCGTGGGCTATCTTTGCCGTGGCAGGGCTTATCCTCGCCTACTTCTCCTTCCGATACAAGCTGCCTCTGGCCATCAGAAGCGGGCTATATCCCATACTGAAAGACAGAATAAACGGGCCGATAGGCGACGTGGTGGATATCTTCGCACTCGTCAGCACCTTCTTCGGCATAGCCACCTCTCTGGGTTTCGGCGTGGTGCAGCTCAATGCCGGACTGGTGCATCTGGGCATATTCAGCGAGTCAAGCTACTTATTCCAGTGCATCATCATCACCGTTGTCAGTGCCGTAGCCATATTCTCCGCCGTGGCGGGAGTGAACAAGGGAGTGAAGAAACTCAGCGAAATCAACCTTGGGCTTGCCGTGCTGCTGATGATATTCGTGCTGCTCCTCGGCCCTACAACCTTCCTTATGAGCGCATTCAGCGAAGGCGTGGGCAACTATATCGGGCGACTGCCCTCGCTTACCTTCAACACCTTTGCCTTCGAGTCCGACAGCCGCGAATGGTTCACGTCGTGGACGGTGATGTACTGGGCGTGGTGGATCAGCTGGGCACCGTTCGTAGGGCTCTTCATTGCCCGTATTTCCAAAGGAAGAACCATCCGCGAATACATCCTCGCAGTGCTCTTCGTGCCGTCAGTTTTCATCTTCCTGTGGATGACTGTCTGCGGAAACGGCGCAATCTACATCGACCAGCATACAGCAAACGGTGCACTCTCGGCGTTGGCAGGCAATCCCGACGTGCTGCTCTTCACTTTCTTCGAACAGTTCCCCTTGGCAAAGCCTCTGTGCGTGCTGGCCGTGATGATGATTGCCGTATTCTTCGTTACGTCGGCAGACTCGGGAATCCTCGTAATGAACAGCATCGCATCTGGCAACCGTCCCAACGCACCCAAGTGGCAGAATGCTTTCTGGGGAGTGCTGCTGGCAGTCATAGCAATGGCCCTCCTGCGCACGGGAGGCCTGAAATCCTTGCAGACAATGACACTCATATCGGCACTGCCCTTCGGCCTCATAATGCTCCTGCTCTGCTTCTGCCTGCTCAAGGCTTTGCGCACCGACCGGCTCTACCACAGCTCGCGCATCCCATACGGCAGCCGAAACTGGGACGGCAGCCACTGGCACGAGCGGCTCGACCAGATTCTCACCTTCTCCAAGCGTCAGGACGTAAAGCGGTTCTTCGCCGAGAAGGTGCGGCCGGCCTTTGAGGAATTGCGGCGCGAACTTTCTGAACGGGGCATCGACGCACAAATCCATCAGGGCAAAAGAGGCCCTCTCTCCTTGGAACTCCTCATCCCGCACGACCAGATATGGAATTTCAGATACGGCGTGGCGGCGGAAGTGCAAACCATATCCAACTATCTCATCGACGACGACAACACGCCCGAAATAGACGACAAAAAACAGTATCTGCCCGTTACCTACTTCAGCGACGGCAGAACCGGCAACGACATTCAATATCTTACAAAACAGGAAATCATAGCCGATGTGCTCCGCGAATACGAACGCTACATCAGTCTGGTGGCAGACGAAAACAAAGCCATAATGTTCGTAGACAAGGGCAACCTGAACTGA
- a CDS encoding BACON domain-containing protein gives MRKTKKRNLWLTAILLPLLLASCIPWDNYGFPGIVKFGKEGGSKVCVGSEGFYHISIHDYDGNGPGSITQGEYDTVIVTYDWLTVKYKYPLTVPHFKMTAQPNTTGKKRTLYVSVAVDDFSADIKVTQR, from the coding sequence ATGAGAAAGACAAAGAAAAGAAATCTGTGGCTCACGGCTATATTGCTGCCATTGCTGCTTGCATCCTGCATACCTTGGGACAACTATGGTTTCCCGGGTATTGTGAAGTTTGGGAAAGAGGGCGGCTCTAAAGTTTGCGTCGGCTCAGAAGGTTTCTATCATATTTCCATTCACGATTATGATGGAAACGGGCCTGGCAGCATCACACAGGGAGAATACGATACGGTAATTGTAACTTATGACTGGCTGACTGTCAAATACAAATATCCGCTCACGGTTCCACATTTCAAGATGACAGCGCAGCCAAACACCACAGGCAAGAAACGCACACTGTATGTAAGCGTTGCAGTCGATGATTTTTCCGCAGACATCAAGGTAACGCAGCGTTGA
- a CDS encoding ParA family protein — MKNKKIVFANQKGGVGKSTLCILFANYLAFKRKPVCIIDTDLQKTILMQRQKDAEIYQGVEEPYSVQDFDVSEPEVMQQLMDSASEVDGYVLFDSPGNVSEDGLVPLFANADYIICPYEYEDKTLDSTGTFVQVINMLKAHNPDMHAEIFFVPNRIDPRIGTSDEQRMWNETNEIFQQIGKVTPVVNSRATLKRINTFELLATQRQAVQGAFDYMLKRMK, encoded by the coding sequence ATGAAAAATAAAAAAATAGTTTTCGCCAATCAGAAAGGTGGGGTAGGGAAGAGCACACTCTGTATTCTCTTTGCCAACTATTTAGCTTTTAAGCGCAAGCCGGTCTGCATCATAGATACCGACTTGCAGAAGACCATCCTGATGCAGCGACAGAAGGATGCGGAAATCTATCAGGGCGTGGAAGAACCGTACAGCGTGCAGGATTTCGACGTGAGCGAACCCGAGGTGATGCAGCAGTTGATGGACTCAGCATCTGAAGTAGACGGCTACGTGCTCTTCGACTCTCCGGGTAACGTCAGCGAGGATGGTCTTGTTCCGTTGTTTGCCAATGCCGATTACATCATCTGTCCCTATGAATATGAGGACAAGACGCTCGATTCCACCGGTACCTTCGTGCAGGTTATCAATATGCTCAAGGCGCACAATCCCGATATGCACGCCGAAATATTCTTCGTTCCGAACAGAATCGACCCCCGAATCGGTACGAGCGACGAGCAGCGTATGTGGAACGAGACGAACGAAATATTCCAGCAGATTGGCAAGGTTACGCCGGTGGTGAACAGCCGCGCAACGCTCAAGCGCATCAACACCTTTGAACTCTTGGCAACTCAGCGACAGGCCGTGCAAGGCGCATTCGACTATATGCTCAAACGAATGAAATAG
- a CDS encoding IS4 family transposase yields the protein MSYANIIFSRFGFVLLQIVLQEAELMNQGKTVFAQIMSLIPRYEFDKCVKRYNGNRHAIGFKCRDQFMVMSFAQFTDQISLRSIDATLVALSSKLYSSGIKYIQRSTLAHINETKDWRIYHDFGQSLIAWARELYQDEPSRLDVDGIVYAFDSSTIKLCLQLCPWARLHHDKGGVKMHTLLDLRGSIPTFIHLTEAAVHDSKTMSLIPVEPGSYYLMDKGYVDFRQLFNHFHRQQAFFVTRAKDNMRYEVVEERPVDKQTGVTNDTIVRLTGPRTSKWYPDTLRMVVYEDYATGNVYRFLTNDFTHSYLTIAELYRERWQVECFFKWIKQRMHINSFYGTSQNAVFSQIWIAICDYLLLAIAKKVYHIEQDLYILSAAIGKVLFERKPLGELFVKPKRPQNDSNDGQQILWKNFFGQ from the coding sequence ATGAGTTACGCGAATATTATTTTTTCGAGATTTGGTTTTGTACTTTTGCAAATCGTATTGCAAGAGGCAGAACTCATGAATCAAGGAAAGACCGTATTCGCTCAAATCATGTCGCTCATACCAAGATATGAGTTCGACAAGTGCGTAAAGAGATACAACGGCAATAGACATGCCATCGGCTTCAAATGCAGAGACCAGTTTATGGTGATGAGCTTTGCCCAGTTCACCGACCAGATTAGTCTCCGCAGCATTGATGCGACGCTGGTGGCTCTCTCTTCCAAGCTCTATTCGAGTGGAATAAAGTATATCCAACGTTCGACTTTGGCCCATATCAATGAGACCAAGGATTGGCGTATATACCATGATTTTGGGCAGAGCCTGATAGCCTGGGCAAGAGAGCTGTACCAGGACGAACCGTCCCGGCTTGACGTGGATGGCATCGTGTATGCCTTTGACAGCAGCACCATCAAACTGTGCCTCCAGCTTTGCCCGTGGGCTCGTCTGCATCATGACAAAGGGGGTGTAAAGATGCATACACTTCTGGATTTGCGTGGCTCCATACCAACCTTCATCCATCTGACGGAGGCTGCTGTTCATGATTCCAAGACCATGAGTCTGATTCCCGTAGAACCAGGAAGCTACTATCTCATGGACAAGGGTTATGTTGACTTCAGACAGTTGTTCAACCACTTCCATCGTCAGCAGGCTTTCTTTGTGACAAGGGCAAAAGATAACATGAGGTATGAGGTAGTTGAGGAACGTCCTGTAGACAAACAGACAGGAGTTACAAACGACACCATTGTCAGACTTACAGGACCAAGAACCTCCAAGTGGTATCCAGACACACTGCGTATGGTTGTTTACGAAGATTATGCCACAGGTAACGTCTACAGATTCTTGACCAATGACTTTACTCATTCCTACCTGACAATCGCAGAACTCTACAGGGAACGCTGGCAAGTGGAGTGCTTCTTCAAATGGATAAAGCAGCGAATGCACATCAACTCGTTCTACGGAACGAGCCAGAATGCTGTATTCTCGCAGATTTGGATTGCTATCTGCGATTATCTGCTGCTTGCCATTGCAAAGAAAGTGTACCATATTGAACAGGATCTCTATATTTTATCGGCTGCCATCGGGAAGGTTCTCTTTGAGAGGAAACCCTTAGGCGAACTATTCGTTAAACCAAAACGTCCTCAGAATGACTCCAATGATGGTCAGCAGATCTTATGGAAAAATTTCTTTGGACAGTAG
- the fabG gene encoding 3-oxoacyl-[acyl-carrier-protein] reductase produces MGLLSGKTALITGAARGIGKAIAVKFAQEGANIAFTDLVIDENGKATEAEIAALGVKCKGYASNAADFAQSEEVVKQVKEEFGAIDILINNAGITKDGLMLRMTEAQWDAVIGVNLKSAFNFIHACVPVMMRQRGGSIINMASVVGVHGNAGQANYAASKAGMIALAKSVAQEMGPKGIRANAIAPGFIDTAMTQQLSEEIRKEWASKIPLRRGGTTEDIANTALYLASDLSSYVSGQVIQVDGGMNM; encoded by the coding sequence ATGGGATTATTATCAGGAAAGACAGCCCTCATCACGGGTGCTGCACGTGGCATAGGCAAGGCTATCGCCGTAAAGTTCGCACAGGAAGGTGCCAACATCGCATTCACTGACCTCGTTATCGACGAGAACGGTAAGGCTACCGAGGCAGAAATCGCCGCTCTCGGCGTGAAGTGCAAGGGATATGCGAGCAACGCTGCCGACTTCGCACAGTCGGAGGAAGTAGTGAAGCAGGTTAAGGAAGAATTTGGCGCAATAGATATTCTCATCAATAATGCCGGTATCACGAAGGACGGTCTGATGCTCCGAATGACGGAGGCACAGTGGGACGCAGTAATCGGCGTGAACCTCAAGAGCGCGTTCAACTTCATCCACGCCTGTGTGCCCGTGATGATGCGTCAGCGCGGCGGCAGCATCATCAATATGGCAAGCGTCGTGGGTGTTCACGGCAATGCCGGTCAGGCTAACTATGCCGCTTCCAAGGCAGGTATGATAGCTCTGGCAAAGTCGGTAGCTCAGGAAATGGGTCCGAAGGGCATCCGTGCCAACGCCATCGCCCCCGGCTTCATCGACACGGCTATGACGCAGCAGCTCTCCGAAGAAATCCGCAAGGAATGGGCTTCAAAGATTCCATTGCGCCGCGGCGGCACAACCGAGGACATCGCAAACACAGCCCTCTACCTTGCTTCAGACCTCTCCAGCTATGTTTCCGGACAGGTGATTCAGGTAGACGGCGGTATGAATATGTAA
- a CDS encoding RluA family pseudouridine synthase, translating into MQVIYEDNHVIIVHKESGEIVQGDKTGDRPLSETVKEWIKEKYAKPGNVFLGVVHRLDRPVSGLVVFAKTSKALARLNEMFRKGEVHKTYWALVQTPPAVPEATLTDWLVRNERQNKSYAYDHEVPGSKKSILHYKTIGSTDRYTLLEVNLLTGRHHQIRCQLANMGCPIKGDLKYGARRSNPDGSISLLSHRVEFIHPVSKENISAVSPLPADRAWEGVKK; encoded by the coding sequence ATGCAAGTAATCTACGAAGACAATCACGTCATCATCGTCCATAAGGAAAGCGGCGAGATAGTGCAGGGCGACAAGACCGGCGACCGTCCGCTCTCCGAAACAGTCAAAGAGTGGATAAAGGAGAAGTATGCCAAACCGGGAAACGTTTTTCTCGGCGTGGTCCATCGGCTCGACCGTCCCGTTTCGGGTCTCGTTGTATTTGCCAAAACCTCCAAGGCACTCGCGCGCCTGAACGAAATGTTCCGTAAGGGCGAAGTGCATAAGACCTACTGGGCACTGGTGCAGACGCCGCCGGCCGTGCCCGAAGCCACGCTGACCGACTGGCTCGTGCGCAACGAGCGGCAGAACAAGAGCTATGCCTACGACCACGAAGTGCCCGGTTCCAAGAAATCCATTCTCCACTACAAGACCATCGGCTCCACTGACCGTTACACGCTGCTCGAAGTGAACCTTCTGACTGGCCGCCACCATCAGATACGCTGCCAGTTGGCAAATATGGGCTGCCCCATCAAGGGCGACCTCAAGTATGGCGCGCGCCGTTCCAATCCCGACGGCAGCATCTCGCTCCTCAGCCACCGCGTGGAGTTTATCCATCCCGTTTCAAAGGAAAACATCTCCGCCGTCTCGCCGTTGCCTGCCGACAGAGCTTGGGAAGGGGTAAAAAAGTAA